The Lineus longissimus chromosome 8, tnLinLong1.2, whole genome shotgun sequence region actctaaaacaaggggaccaattgaatgactagcgacacgcaaccgtttattgcccccatcaatcaaccacaatgactcaacgGGAACACATACcctgaacctaagtccatgtcatcaccgtcgaaacttagatgaggaccgtggaacaaagtggcaagcatgcctgggacccagccaccgccctttggacatgagatgagttagactcaagtcgccagtcacgatagccaaatacaccaagcgtatagcttgaatcgaacccgatctatcatcgtcattggtcacctgacctggcctggacaactgaaagctgaataggttcaaatagatgataagcaggaaccaaaagaataacaactataatagctagataactacgtaagctagataactacgacaactactctaacaactactctaacaactagactaacaacaatagctacaaaatgagcaagtctgtgatcagacacacttccaactctcacaacggTCACCATAGTCTCCCCCCTCCCCACATGACCTCCCGTACCCTTTCcctatcccgtctcaaacacgcgcacacacacacacacatcataTACAGTGGTTACGACTTTTGAACATCCACTAATATGAATTGCTGATTGAGGCgtcactgtcaatctatataacaatttgttcaaaacttaGTGTACATTGTAGGAGTTGCTTTATTtgtgcatttaaaaaaaaatattcttgGTAAAAAAAAGGCAAAATATAGACAAGATAGTTTTGAATCCTTGATCTCTCAGGAAAGTGCACATAAACAGGTCCTTGCAATTGGGATAAAAGTGGTAtgtgatttgtgatattttttaaatttcagtattagtTCATATACCTCATTGATAAGGCTTGGTCtatgacaagtgtttgacttGCATATTGGTTGGTTATTTCTTTCACTAGTCATACTTACAATAATTAACTCTAAGTATGtggcttctatcagttttcacCAGGAGATATTGCTTTGAAACCGAAGCAATGAATGCAGGCAAATTTGCCATTAGCGTTGTCAATTAATTCTTTAGCTTGCTGGCAGATTGCTGTAACTACGAGTGACACATTtggggactgacttttcacttgtgGCCTTCAAAAGCGTTGTTTTATAAACTATTTTATTCTAATAAAGGTTAAAAAAATTGACAGCGGCAActcaatcaacaatttgggcaagttgttacttgatgcatacccttcatcCGGTCATCTTgcggttcatccaaaaatcttcGGTTGCAACTGCGGACCaggtttgtggcatctgtaatgataaattggaacaaatgcatattgcacTATTACAGGAATTCTAGTGTTTTTAGTCATGAAATTACTGCACTGCCCAGgatgatgttgaaatacatAATTTTGAGTCATGAATTACGTTTCCTTCATGGAATTAATGGAATTTATTCCTTTTACCGGTATTTCATACAAAGTtgccattcttacgactagttataacaaggatttatgcaattttgggaaagggagttgagattggtgttgggtaagggttagggtttgggttagtgCCACGTGGAAGGATTAGGGTTTCGGTTGGGTTCAGGATTAAGACACAAAAGTGAATATgactgtcgtaagaatagctggtagtttgtatgtaaaatccaaTGGGACCATCAGAACAACAGCTGCAGCCTTGTACTTATGTAAACAATGTGAGCTAattcatttctcaaaactcgTGATCAACccaaaactagcaaccaatgagatggcatcaccgcttcaaatatggcctcctGATTTAGTGACCCGATTGTACTCTCCAGTTCTTTTGTGCAAAAGCACACAATTCTCATATCTTTTGGCATTGACAGTGGCATCTCTCCAACCAATCGGAAAGTCAGAATCTAATACTTTATTCATATACCTACATCTAACCCTTCACCTTGCAAACCATACCAGGGAGAATCTttcgttgcaattgcggacaaggtatgcgtcatctgtaatgataaattggcacaaatgcaTAGTTCCAAATTCCTTAAGTTGAGagcattttcatttttagctcaggtgTCGAGTGGTGTCTGTCAGTTAGTCCCTCGATCCATCAGTCCTAAGGGGCTAAATTTGACTAAAATTTTGTGTACTTGATTTATTATTCATATCAAGAATTTTTACATCCATTCTCGGgttccaggcagccatcttggttgTAGCTATATACATagtgatgaaaattttatgctgagaacgagtttacaatcctcATTCACGgtccaaaaaaaggtcatcggttgacttaCGAAACggcactgttcaatggatttatagttgatcAAAATGgcatcaaactacgtcatttccgatcggggattgtaaattttaaccttaTGGTAGGTGTGTCTGATATTAAGGGGTGATCACAAATTATGATCGGAGTTGTTGACTTGACCAACCTTTCAAGGTTACACGAGGATTCAAATTTAATTATTTCACCAGCTGGTGGTgtgttttgtcgttgttcaattgAGATGGTTCTTATTTGGTCCCTCTTTGTGTACGCCAAATATCGGCAAGATCAAAACTCAAATATGGCCATAATcattgaaatttcattttttgtatATACCAGAGGGTGTTTGTTCAATTCCACTTCCAGATACTGACAGCAAATTGGTGCTGGGCAGTTCATGTTTTGGTGGTAGGATGGATAATAGTGTCATTTTGCCATTTGGCAACCATTAAAATGGTTCTTGGAGGTAGATTCTTTCTCTGTATTGAAAAATACAAggggaaaatacaaagacaagttcccctcttcaaaaatccattaggccaacaaaaataaaacatgaataacatcAAGATTCAGTTAGACAGAAGGTGATACCCACCCTGCAGAAGATTTGTGCTAAGCATAagtaattttgctatttcagatgttgaaacaagtcaaaattcgagcaaaaccATGTGCACCTTGCTGCAATGAATGTTCAGCCTGCACTGCACAGTGGAAGCCAAGGCAAGCATTGGAAGGCATataatgtgacaggtagtggagTTATGTAATGTCACTCCCACACATTCTTTCACAGTTGGCAATGTCTTTTGTCCctccaaacaatcaaacaaagaGGTCAGCTGAATACAATAGAATACACACGTTTGCagacttttcacttgattttcttgattggggGGAAAATTATAACTACAAGAAATTTATGAACATTCGGGGAGGGGGGCAATGCAAAATGATATCCGCTcagggataaaatcaatggtCTCTTAAAAAGGAGACAGAAATGAGCAACATCTCAAGTTAATGGCTTGCTTGAGGGATGAATTAATATTGGAGATAAACCAGAGTTTACATTGAACAGTTTAACCCCAGCATGAATGATTGAATCCATCATTCTTCTGATTACTGAAATAATTTGtgatcacattgaatggtttatctcatttgcaaagttggtaaaaatcccccaaaaatatattttcctaGAAAATAATGATTCGTAGCTTTATAGCCTTTTAAAAGTAATGATGACTGATACTCAAACTTACCAccttatacagggtggtccagaaaaaatgcAACCGGCTACTTCCAgttccactaccagggggttaaaactattgataccagtggatggggaatctttctagaagaagaatgataccaacATTGTCCGATTCTGTTCAGTAGTTTTTTGTTGTAGAGACGCCTTTGTGAAGCAAGGTTGAAGTCCCTTCAATGATGCAATACTCAATAAGAACACGTCAAAATTAtcatcaaaaataagaaataaattccAATAAACATATAAAACGTGCACACGCAAATTTTGGCGAAAACACCAAGTTTGTCAATCACGTTCTATTCACAATTCGGCATTCTCAAAGGGAAAGGCTCTAATTCTTGAagtgaatatactctcaacaatgtggacatattttcgtcattcccgcataactgttcaacagtcagTGCCTGACGGGAGACAaaactgcatacaaatttgGCTAAGCTATGAAAAATAATAAGACCTGTAATCGACGAAGAAAAACATTTagaggcaaaaataaggatcacaatTGTGAACCAATAATGAAATGGCTTTATTGTAACAGTAACAGATATAGTGTGAAACCCTTTAGAAAAACCCACTCAACTTTGCAAACGGGGGATTTTTACCACGCACCCagctagccccccccccccccgggacaCAGGTCCCCCTTCTTTAAAAGTAACAAATCCTTCGGAGGGGGCATCCTTATTGTAATCTAAAATCCTCCTAAGACTCCTCCTGACTTTATCAGGCCGTTTCACTCGATAGATACTTTTCTGATAATTATCATAGTTTGGGCCCGCAACGACTTCCTCTGCCTGCCTGGCCTGGTCGGTGTATACGTCTAGACTATGACGTGTATGTCTTCCTTCGCCTGGTGACAGTGTCAACTACTAAGGGTCTATCATGTATAGTCGGATAGTCCCTCCCTTCCCCCTCCCCTGTTCGACAATAACAGGAAAGCACTGCTCCGTCTGTCAAACTGACCAAATCTATCCTTATCATTACCTTTTTCATGGGaatgtacaacatgtacaatgttcaATGTTGTGCAGTACATCATGCGCATGCATCATCATGTGCATAGTTCGTGTAACCAAAATGCATGCATGTTTGACACCCATTTTGCAAGAAGTACAAGGCTGAATTCAACCAAACTTTCAGGGAGTGTGGAAATATATATGCCGAACACATACCCGACATCTCAAATGTCTCCATCTTCTGCTGAGGAGAGGAGGCTAAATCTCTAACACGACCGCGACCTCCCCTAACGCCCGCCATCTTGGATGCGATTTGGCGGTAATGGTTACAATTAGGTCTcattaggtctcgttagggagtttttcccaaacgtacgcgatgatgacgtgccccattaacaggacgtaacatctattttaaaatgcgtttccaaagtgaatgtatgaggacaacccatttgtgtcgtatatcactggaaacgcccgattcccctgattctgcaggatgttaaatcgggcattttatttctttaaataaatcataagcgtcgcatttgctcctagctctgttcaccatcccaaatggcaataatattgccaattgggccggacaatcacgaaaaaccccaaatattattattatacatttcttcctgaataattcttacagtgaccattctctcatgaaagacagttgctgacgctacacaaaaataaaaaaatcgagggtcaaccattgaacttttgagatatgttgaattttgcacaaatcagcgaaaaacgcaccaactggcactggacggcatttcaacacgggaccgacgcacatcccaagttcagtgtacacatacgtcggcaacaacagtataaatgcgtagtttcttgttagccgcctattgcaccatgacagaagacggacgaaATAGTGCGACGgtcttcatgattttgcttgggttcGGGAGTTCCTGGGCTGTTACCATCCAATGCTAAGtctcaaggagacacatattgatggataccatcggtatgtggtctcgagaagccggttccaatgaccactcgtactctggaaagaagctgagattgctctgggactcgctggtccccacgggcccggctataaaacaccggcaccccgacatgctcgtcttcgatgagaaggaaaaggaggtcctaatcatcgagatagctgtcagctccgacagacacgtcctagcacgtgcggaggagaaacgatcgaagtactgtgtctctgactctctcatctctctcatcatgttgtcaacacggtggagcagccaggactaattcggcctggctatgaccgtttcatctctctcatcatgctgtcaacacagtggggcagccaggactgattcggcctggctgtgacttcctcatctcactCTGTGACTgcgtcatctctctcgccatgttgacaacttggcagagcagccaggactgattcgcctggctgtgactgtctcatctctctcaccatattaattACCAATATGAATGCACATCCCTCTGATGATCGTtgacattaacttgagttcatATTGGATAGGAATTCGTATCTCTCggatgatcacattaacttgagttcacattgaatggtttatcactgaGTATGgcttctccccccccccccccgggcccAAGGTCCCCCTTCTTTATCCTACGGAGGGGGCATCCATTCTTAAAAATAATTCCTCCTGAATCAGGCcgtttcactcgatacatacttactgcgCAgaagaagtcgtgttgtaggccctgtttgcaagaggatgcatATGCATCCGGACAGAGTGATCGCTGCAGGGCCCTTCTGATACCATTCTTAACCATCAGAGTAAATCGGTCCGTCCCCTCGTAATGATGTCCAGGTCGGCGGCCGGAGTGGATCCATGGCTTGAGGGTAAATATGTTCTGATCTGTTCTGATCTGTGCTGGGGACCGCAGAATGTCGGTGGACGTCCGGACAGCGGGTtgtttcttaaagggggactatgcgTAGGAGCTGGTATGAGCTGCGATAGTGTCATTGATAACAAACCATGTCTTTGAGGATAGCTTTTAGGACATAGTCAATTGAGACAGTAAGTAccaccatggaggtataaataattatttataacTCCATGGTACCACAGAGCTAAAAATACCAGTATTATCTCATCCAGGAAGACGAGAGACCTGATTTATTTGCCttgagtgaggacagaatttttggggacgaagtattggtcttcGCGAATCGAGGCTAATTCGTATTTCCCACGTTATGAACTAATGGTAGCGTCACCTGTTAATTctagaagaactccgacatccctccaACTTCTTTCCATAAGTTTTTTCTTTATTAAATCGTATGTCATGTTATAGAATTGCTAATTCCCAGAGGCCGGGACGGCCGGGAGATATGTAGGCTCTATTTCCTGAATaaatgaaagtgattttaaaaaaaacaaactccgacatccctcgaagtgtacatcgaggatgtaccAATTCGCGCGGTATTAGCTTCGTCCTTCAAgtcatgaaaatctttgtttTTATAGTTTTGGCAGTTTCTCTTTGCCTTCATGTTGAAACGTTCAGAGAAATAAACAAGAAGGACATGAAAACTTATAGGTATATAGGCAAACCTTCAGTTCAGAGTGCAAAATTTCAACGTGATGAGTTTTGATCCTTTGATTCGACCATTTCAATAACCACGACTGCAGCCCGAAGCCAGCACTGCACTGCCACTGCCATGTTAATTGTTATGTAGTGGCAGTTCACTGACTGTGCATACTGTCGGCCCCATAGTGTGGTCGTAGAGTGTTGTTCCAATTTCCACTGcacttttttttcaatgctCCAACCCATCTGGCGACACTgacacaatgacgtcatcgatggtGGAGCACATCCACCTGGGCCTGGCCCCTGGCTCTGGCCTGGGTCCTGGTTAGCCTGGAAGTGGTGACGGTACGGTTTAGataatgggagactgctaaaatgtggaaccaggAATGATTGTAtctcgctttgccagttggcagattctacattttagcagtctcccattgtcctAACGTACTGGCGCAACTTAATCCTGGCAAACTTCTTAAGTGTCGTGTATTAAAGGGTCACATCATTATGAAGAGCGCGTAATTGTAATAATAGGCGCCTTCGAGTATATAGCCTAGATTACTGAACCACGTCCCTGTACGACAATTCTTTTGCAGAGATCGAGTTGTGAAGATGTTTCACCATGCCTATGATGGTTATATGAAGCACGCCTATCCATATGATGAACTCCGTCCAATATCCTGTGATGGCCATGACACCTGGGGAAGGTAACTTTCATGATAATTCGtcataaaaattgattgaaagAAGTCCTCAGAGAAGCGAAGAAATTCTGTTTGAAATTATATCCTATCATATATAGTGTCTGATTCATTGCAGTCAAGACAATGTCCATGAAGCTTCTGTCCAAACTATCATTGTCCAAACTATTGGAAAGCAAGGACTTTGATATGTGTGTGGATGCTACATAATTGAGGAATAATGTATATGATTGTTATTCTTATTTCAGTTATTCCCTTACCCTGATAGATGCACTGGACACTTTGGCTGTGATGGGCAACTACAGTGAATTTAGGAAAGTTGCTGATCTAGTCATTGAAAACATTGAATTTGATGATGACATCAATGTGTCAGTCTTTGAGACAAATATAAGAGGTAACATTCCATAAGTTTGAATTCAATAAAGAAAGTTGTCAACTGCAAAATTTGATTTAGTGTAGGGACCTTATATATTTAATGCTCAAGCAACTCATTtgtacatgcatacatgtatgtacaatgtatttatgAGGCCTATATGTATGACATCGAGCAGCTTGGCACATGCGGGATATGACAGTAGTGATCCAATATGCATAGATGAAAGCAAAACTTGCACTATGCAGTCAAAACTGTCAACCATTAACTGCTCACATATATAGAAGTAGGGTTTGATTACAGTCACATTATATTTTTCAGTTGTCGGTGGCTTGATATCAGCTCACCTTTTGTCCAAGAAAGCGGGAATGTTGCTGGAGCCCGGTTGGCCTTGTTCTGGACCGCTGCTTAGAATGGCTGAAAGTGCTGCTAGAAGGTTACTTCCAGGTGAGAAAATGATTTGGAACAGCTTAGTTTAGATATTGTACTGGCCTTGCTGGGATGTCATATTCCCAACTTTTGGAGAAATTTTATATTTTCTCCCTTCCATTTGATAGTGATAGCAAAAATGGAAAGATTTATGCCTTAGTTAGAATCCCTGATATAGATCATatggcaatatttcggcacGGAAATTTTGTCAgttgtgatatatcgagttaatgtctcacgggtaaactgtatttcgaacgattttaaaGGCCTTCTACTTGCTCTTTAAAAAGGGTGTTTCCTTGTTTCAGCTTTCAACACAACAACCGGCATGCCATATGGGACAGTCAACTTTCGTAATGGCGTCCCAAAGGGTGAAACAACAGTTACTTGCACAGCAGGTGTTGGAACTTTCATTGTGGAGTTTGGTGCACTGTCAAAGCTGACTGGAGATCCTGTTTTTGAGTTTGTGGCTATGAGGGCTCTGAAGGCATTGTGGGATCACAAAACTGACATTGGATTGGTAAGTTTCCCAAAGCTGTTTTGAGAGTTCATGTGTTGGAGAATCTAGTCTTTCCAAAGAAACTCATTCAAATGACAGTCAGATGATGTAAATATTTCATTTAACGAACATAAGATGAGAGATGAGAAGTTGTTGAGCTTCTCAAGGTCAGAGCTTCTACCTTAAAAAAAGAATACTGCCAATAAGATCAAATCTGATCCCGTCAATTTGACAATGCTCTTTGTTTGATTTTGCAGGTGGGTAACCACATTGATGTCAATTCTGGAAAATGGACAGCAGCAGATATGGCGATTGGTGCTGGAGTTGACTCATATCTTGAGTACTTAGTAAAAGGCTCAATTCTATTTCAATACCCAGAACTTATACTTAGTTACCAAGGTGAGAGTTTTTACTGGGATTTAATTACAATTTTAGTTAGTGCAACTGACAGCGACAGCCTGAAAAAGTGGCAAACTTGTGACAGTAAATCATAGATGTCATAAAATCATGTTTTTCAGCTTGTGTTTTAAGACCGTGGACATAATGAGAGGACCGTACCCTTCTAAGTTTGGTTGACAGGCCCATTTTAGAGTCATAATGACTTTCTAACTCCAGTCTGTgatttgcaattgtaaagacaTTGCCATACTTTCAGAATTCCTGGCAAAGATTGAGAAGTACATGAAGCAGGATGATTGGTACCTGTGGGTCAGTTCAAAGAAGGGTTCTGTCACCTACCCAGTCTTTACTTCACTTGATGCCTATTGGCCTGGAATACTTGTAAGTTATTTCTGTTGTAAAAATTCAAATTGGTGTTAAGTCAACTTGTATTCTCCCACATTCTTTACTGATTGTCGTGGAGAGAGTTGTGTCACATCATACATAGATGCTACCTCTGTCTCTTTAATTCAGATAAAACGGGGCCTGTTTGTCCCTGAACTCCTATCACATGGGTGCCTCACTGCTCATAATGTCCATAACTATGATGCACGTTCTGGGTTAGTTGTAGGCTCAATATCATCAAGTATGGATCCTTGATATCATTAACACAAAATGTATATTGTTCACCTATCTACGGACTGAGTGTTCTGGGCACTGCTAATAAAACCTTGGTTTATGGAAAAAGAGAACATCCCTGCTAGGTCTCATAGGTTTAACCAGGCTTTCTATGTTGGAATATGAAACGGCCATCTTTCTTTTTCAGAGTCTGGTTGGCAATATCGACAAAGCCATGAAGACAATCCACAATTACCATCAAGTTTGGAAACAGTTCGGTTTTACACCAGAATTTTACAACATCGGAAAAGCTGAGGCTGTCAATAAGAGAGAGGGATATCCATTGAGACCAGGTAAATGAAATACTGTACAGTTGTGAAATTTTCTATTGATAGGATGGATGTCCATTTCCATTCATCAAAAACCAGTGTACATTGAATGTACACAATAGTGGCTTACCAGATATTTGACAAAAGAAGTCCACCGCCCCACCCCTCACCTTCCATCTACACAGATAAGAGACGAAAACTGTGGATGTCTAAAAGACTACATCTTCTATTTAGCAATAGACACACTCAAACGCTGAAGACAGCATAAGATGTCACAATGTTCTGTTTACATTTCAGAGTTGATAGAAAGTGCCATGTATTTGTACCAAGCAACAAAAGACCCTTACCTCTTAGAAATAGGTGTTGATATCCTGGAGTCAATTGAACACAGTACCAAAACAAACTGTGGTTATGCTACGGTAGGTTTAGATGACCATTTCCACTTTTAGGGCATCACACCCCTCAACCAAAGATGTGACGAAATCTTGATGTTGTCGAAATGGTGCGGTATACCAGAAGTTGGTAACACAACGTAAACCAGTAGGATTATAAACCAACATGTCAATGAACACAATTTCTCTGAAATTGATTAGTTAAATTGTTCTCATAGTTTTAACAAATCTGTGCTGCTGGTGTTTCTACGAGACACATCTACCTCACATGGGGTAAAACAACCATTATCTGCCAGTGTCGATTATTATTGGTCATCTCTGTTCTAGGTGAAAGATGTACGAAGTCACATGCTTGAAAACAGAATGGAATCATTCTTTCTGGCCGAGACCACAAAATATCTCTACCTGCTTTTTGACACAGAGAACTTTATTCACAATACCGGAGGAAAGGGTGAGGTGATCGAGACACCCAATGGAGAGTGCATCATTAATGCTGGGGGCTACGTTTTCAATACGGAAGCTCATCCAATTGATGCTGCCGCCCTCTATTGTTGTAGTGCGGAAAAGACGGAGAGTGATAACATTCTACaggaatttcatgaaaatcttgatCTTATGTCAGTGCTTGGATTAAGGTCTGATAAGAAAGGGAATACATTTGAGGCGAAAAAGACTACAAAGGATTTCAGTAGCAGGGAAAGTGATGAGAAACAAACTGAAAAGACATCAGAAAAACACCCAGAGACAAAAAAGTCTGTCGATTCCAAAAATTCTTCTGACGATTCTAAAAATGCTAATGCAACGAATGAGGAGTCCTTGAATAATTTTAAAAATGGTCCTGAAATTGAAGTAAATGTTTCAACTGGGACAAACGAGGAGATTTCTTCTGGGGAGGATGAGGGGTCAGGCGATGGGGGTGATGGTAGTGATACAGAATTGGACGATAAGCAAAAACTCATAATACAATTGCAAAAGGCTGCGAAACAGGCAGCGGATGCAAAAGTTCTACAAGTTGTGGTTCCGTCCAGTGGGGCTTCATCAACAGATACCAAAGGATCAGAAAATGGTACAAATGAGCAAGATGGGGCAGGTAGTGCAAAAGGGCCAGAACGTCCAGTTGTACAGGATAAGGAAGTGCCCTATGATGGTAGCATTTTAACATGTCCTGCTCAGCCATTCCATAGTCGATTGTCTTTGCTTGGGGAACTGTGGGAGGACAGCTGAGGAAAAGGAGGGGTAGGGGGTGAGGAATATATGTTTGCAGAGGGGACAATCACGCAGGGATAAACTACTTCAGTTTTGCAGTGTTGTCTGTACACCATGTATACGGAGGTGCCAAAATGTTAGCCGTCCTCTGCTTAGTTTGCACACATGTAGCTGCAAGTCTTTGGTTGAGGTTCTTCATGTTCTATTGTAGCTTAATTGGAGACATTCCTTTGGACGGGGAACACACATTTTATTGAAAGAATAGACAGTCAAACTGTACAAATGCATAAAAATTTGCCTCAAATTTctatatggtacatgtacagtagaacctccctcagcggacacctctgccaggcggacacctctacattacggacacgtccggccagtcccgattttttctaagtcatttccaataacaaaaacctctgtatggcggacacctctctattccgaattgcggacagggcgatagccaatttttggtccaattccctccaaattacggacagtaggcaaaaacaatggtttcccgcgtgcgcttggagagtcaagttgGCCCGaaaggtgtgatatttgcgtaattaatcaacgtaattaccccatggcattgtgtttttgtatcttaattaagccgcggcatttgtttactcatcttttcaactaatcacaatggcctattgcatgtattgtgtcaacggacactcatagtcacgcggttttgtcagtgatgcggcgaatatgcgttagtagagaaattagaaaaaattaattattaatcaaaggtggctgatggacagaaattatggtgttttttcacacattatgacatgattttgcaatacaaggggcaccttttactagagagattattcacgctctgagttccaaagtagctcacgtcattcaacgcaacatcacaagcaaataccgatcagccaacaggtttaaagtttctacgctagatgtcgacacagagaaaaccaagacctgcaaggcgggaacttcaaatccatctatcggacgatttggcataacctttctagtgcggacacctctctattgcggacaccttggcccagtcccatgggtgtccgcaatagagaggttgtactgtatgtgTAGAATATATCCTCTCCTAACCCTACCGAAAGTTCTGCGCACCAACTAAATACTTTAACTTGGACAAGATGACGAGACATTAGGAATGTGATTAGGAATGACGAGTGATTAGGAATTCGTAAATGCTTCCAAATCTATAAACCACGCCAGTTCTCCAGTTTCAGGTTTTACACCAGTAATGGGATATGATTGAACATCACTGGTTCCACCCTTGAGGACACCCATTAT contains the following coding sequences:
- the LOC135492541 gene encoding ER degradation-enhancing alpha-mannosidase-like protein 2; the protein is MKIFVFIVLAVSLCLHVETFREINKKDMKTYRDRVVKMFHHAYDGYMKHAYPYDELRPISCDGHDTWGSYSLTLIDALDTLAVMGNYSEFRKVADLVIENIEFDDDINVSVFETNIRVVGGLISAHLLSKKAGMLLEPGWPCSGPLLRMAESAARRLLPAFNTTTGMPYGTVNFRNGVPKGETTVTCTAGVGTFIVEFGALSKLTGDPVFEFVAMRALKALWDHKTDIGLVGNHIDVNSGKWTAADMAIGAGVDSYLEYLVKGSILFQYPELILSYQEFLAKIEKYMKQDDWYLWVSSKKGSVTYPVFTSLDAYWPGILSLVGNIDKAMKTIHNYHQVWKQFGFTPEFYNIGKAEAVNKREGYPLRPELIESAMYLYQATKDPYLLEIGVDILESIEHSTKTNCGYATVKDVRSHMLENRMESFFLAETTKYLYLLFDTENFIHNTGGKGEVIETPNGECIINAGGYVFNTEAHPIDAAALYCCSAEKTESDNILQEFHENLDLMSVLGLRSDKKGNTFEAKKTTKDFSSRESDEKQTEKTSEKHPETKKSVDSKNSSDDSKNANATNEESLNNFKNGPEIEVNVSTGTNEEISSGEDEGSGDGGDGSDTELDDKQKLIIQLQKAAKQAADAKVLQVVVPSSGASSTDTKGSENGTNEQDGAGSAKGPERPVVQDKEVPYDGSILTCPAQPFHSRLSLLGELWEDS